The Candidatus Hydrogenedentota bacterium region TCTCTTTCCGGCGCGTACCCCACACGAAAACTATGTAGATCGGGAGAAGCATGGATACGTTGTACGTGAGCCGCGAAGGCCTCGAAAAAATGAAGGAAGAGCACACCAAGTGTAGGTCGCGCCGCATCGAGGTGGCCGCTATTATCGAGCATGCCCGCAGCTTCGGCGACCTCAGGGAAAACGCAGACTACCACGCCGCGAAAGAAGAGCAGGCCATGCTGCATGCCCGGATTCGCGACCTGGAGGATAAGATTGCACGCGCGGTGGTCTTGGAGGATCAGGACGTAGACCTATCAAAGGCTTACGTCGGTTCCTCTGTCAAGGTGCGCAACTGCAAGACGAAGAAGGAATCGGTTTTCGTGCTTGTTAGCCCCGTCGAAGCAGACATGGCGAATGGCAAGATCTCAATTCACTCGCCTGTCGGAGAGGCACTGTTGGGCAAGGCCGTGGGGGAGGTCGCCGTGGCGAAGGTCCCCGCCGGGAACATTGAATTTGAAGTGGTTGAGATAAGCCGGTAACCGGCCTGCGCATACCCAGGTTATATAGCAATTAGGGCATGAGGGAATGCCCGAAGTACATACACCATCGAGGAACCATGCCGAAACGCAACGACATACGTAAAGTCTTCATCATCGGGTCCGGCCCCATCGTCATTGGACAGGCCTGCGAGTTCGACTATTCGGGTACTCAAGCCTGCAAAGCCTTGCGAGAAGAAGGCTACGAGGTCGTGCTGGCCAACAGCAACCCGGCCACGATCATGACCGATCCCGAGACTGCGGACCGCACCTATATCGAGCCACTTACCGTCGATACGTTGGAGCGGATCATCGAGCGGGAACGTCCCGATGCCCTGCTGCCGACTGTCGGCGGCCAGACTGCCCTCAATCTCGCCGTGGAACTGGCGGAGTCCGGCATCCTCGACAAGTACGGCGTTACGCTGATTGGTGCGAAGCTGGAAGCCATCAAGAAGGCGGAAGACCGCGGCCAGTTCAAGCAAGCCATGATTGATTGCGGGTTGGAGGTACCCAAGAGCCTCGTCGTCCATTCGCTGGATGAAGCGCGCGGTTTCGGTGCGGAGGTCGGCTACAAGGCCATCATCCGGCCCGCTTTCACCCTCGGCGGTTCCGGCGCGGGCGTCTCCTTTAACAAGGAAGAGTTTGAGAAGGCCGTGAAATGGGGTCTCGAAGCAAGCCCCGTCACCGAGGTCCTTGTCGAAGAGTCCGTGCTCGGCTGGAAAGAGTACGAATTGGAGGTCATGCGCGACCTCAACGACAACGTGGTGATCATCTGCTCCATCGAGAATTTCGACCCCATGGGCGTTCACACCGGCGACAGCATCACCGTCGCACCCGCGCAGACACTCACCGATAAGGAGTACCAACTCCTGCGCGATGCGTCGATCCGGGTCATTCGAGAAATTGGCGTCGAAACGGGCGGCTCAAACATTCAGTTTGCGGTAGATCCGCAAACAGGGCGTTTGGTCGTCATCGAGATGAATCCTCGCGTGTCGCGCAGCTCGGCCTTGGCCTCGAAAGCGACCGGTTTCCCCATAGCAAAAATCGCCGCGAAGCTGGCCATCGGCTACAGCCTCGACGAAATTCCCAACGACATCACGCGCGAGACACCCGCCTCGTTCGAACCGACCATCGACTACTGCGTCACGAAAGTGCCCCGCTGGGCCTTCGAGAAGTTCCCGGGAGCCAGTAACCAGCTCACGGTTCAAATGAAGAGCGTCGGCGAGGTCATGAGCATTGGCCGCACCTTCAAGGAATCGCTGCAAAAGGCCATGCGTTCCCTGGAAATCGGCCGCTTCGGCCTCGGTGTGGACGGAAAAGACAAGACGTTGACGGGCGGAGAGCCCGATTCGCGCGAAGAACTGGACGCGCTGTTGAAGTACATTCGCACCGCGGTTCCTGACCGCATCCTTCGCATCGCGCAGGCCTTCCGCGCGGGCGCGACGGTTGAGCACGTGTACGAGATGACGATGATCGATCCGTGGTTCCTCCGGAACATTGAGGAGATCGTCGCCGAAGAGCGTGCGCTACGCACTGCCAACCCTGACTGCCCAGCCACGCTCCGGCGCGCGAAGGAATTCGGGTTCTCCGATAACCAGCTTGGTTTCATGTGGGGCAAGGACCCGCTGGAAGTCCGCGCGTTACGGAAGAAGCATGGCGTAATTCCGACGTATAAACTCGTGGATACTTGCGCCGCTGAATTTGAAGCGTACACACCCTATTACTATTCAACATATGGCGATGAAGACGAAGTACGGCCGACTACAAAAGAGAAGATTGTCATTCTAGGCGGCGGTCCCAATCGTATCGGCCAGGGTATCGAATTCGACTACTGCTGCGTGCACGCCGCGTTTGCGCTCAAGGACGATGGCTACGAAACCATCATGGTCAACAGCAATCCTGAAACCGTCTCCACCGACTACGACACCTCGGATCGACTCTATTTCGAACCGGTTACGATTGAAGACGTGCTCAACATTTGCGATCGCGAGAAGCCCAAAGGTGTGATCGTTCAATTCGGCGGACAGACTCCGCTCAACTTGGCTATGGGACTCCACAAAGCGGGTGTACCGATCATTGGCACCTCCCCCGAAAGCATCTTCCGCGCGGAAGACCGTAAAGCATTCCGCGAATTGGTCTTGAAATTGGACCTCCTCCAGCCCGAGAACGAAACCGCAACCTCGGTCGAAGAGGCCATCGCAATTGCCGAACGCATCGGGTATCCCGTCGTGGTGCGCCCGTCGTTCGTGCTGGGTGGCCGCGCCATGGAAATCGTATACGAGCGTTCATCGCTTGAACGCTACATGGCCAACGCCGTGGAAGCTTCGCCGGAGCGTCCTGTCCTCATTGACAAGTTCATCGAAGCAGCTATTGAGATCGATGTCGATGCGTTAGCGGACGGACAAGACGTTATCGTTGCTGGAATCATGCAGCACATTGAAGAGGCCGGTGTGCATTCCGGCGACAGCGCCTGTATCTTGCCGCCGTATCAACTCGATCCGGACATCGTTGAGCGCATTCGTGTCCAAACGCGCGCGCTCGCGCGAGAACTGAATGTCGTCGGATTGATGAACATTCAATTCGCGGTCAGCGACGACAAAATCTTTCTGCTTGAAGTCAATCCTCGCGCATCGAGAACCGTGCCCTTCGTAAGCAAAGCGACCGGAATACCTCTGGCGAAAATTGCCGCGCGCGTCATGGCTGGAAAGACCTTGCGCGAATTGGGTATCACCGAAGATCCGGAGCCCAAATTTGTAAGTGCGAAAGAAGTCGTCCTTCCTTTCATCAAGTTCCCAGGTGTCGACATTCTCCTCGGGCCGGAAATGCGAAGCACCGGCGAAGTCATGGGCATCGACTACACAATGGGCATGGCCTACGCAAAGAGCCAAGTCGCGGCAGGCAATCGCGTTCCTACTGAGGGAACAGTTTTCCTGAGTCTGAACAACCGCGACAAGGTTCTAATGGGCACGCTGGGTAAAGAATTGTGCGAACTCGGATTCCGCATTCTCGCGACGGAAGGCACGGCTAAGATTCTGCAGGCACAGGGACTCAACGTGGAAGTCGTGTTTAAGGTGGGGGAGAGCCGCCCCAACGTTGTCGATCGAATCATCAACGGCGATGTGGATTGGATCATCAATACCCCGATGGGCACAGACTCGAAGTACGATGAACGCGCCATCCGCCGCACGGCACTCGAACGCGGCCTCCCGACGATGACCACGCTCGCGGCAGCGCGTGCAGCGGTACTCGGCATTCGTGCAATGCGTAACGGTGCGGGGACCGTGCGCTCCCTGCAAGAGTATCATGCAGAGTTAGACTCACCGGCTGCGCTTGCCCAAAAATAGGGACAGCTCAGACAAAGGACAGTTCCGTTGAACCATACGGCGTGCGGGCGTTTATATGTCGTGGCCACGCCCATCGGCAATCTGGAAGACATCAGTTTGCGCGCCTTGGGCGTTCTCAAATCCGTCGCACTCATCGCAGCGGAAGACACGCGCCATTCCAAGAAACTCCTCAATCACTTCTCCATCGACACGCCGCTCACCAGTTACCACGAGCACAACGAGTCCGAGAAGGCGCAGGAGCTCATCCAGGAAGTGTTGAACGGACGGGACGTGGCGCTGATTAGCGATGCGGGCACCCCGTGCATCTCCGATCCCGGCTATCGCTTGGTTCGCGCGGCGCATGAGGCAGGGATTTGCGTGGTATCTGTTCCTGGTCCGTGTGCCGTTTCGGCAGCTCTCTCCATTTCCGGGCTGCCCACGGATCGCTTCACCTTCCACGGTTTCTTTCCCAGGAAGAACTCCGAGTCCGCCAACCTGTTGCAGTCGCTCGACGATTTGCCCGGTACGCATGTCTTCTACGAATCTCCGAACAGACTGAAGAAGGCTCTGGAGGGTGTGGCAAAGCACCTGCCCGAAGTCGAAGTTCGCGTTGCCCGTGAGTTGACAAAGACGTTTGAGGAGCTTCTACTCGGTTCCGCTCAGGAAATCCTGGACCGCATTGGAACCGCGGAGGTGAAGGGAGAATGCGTCCTGCTTCTGTCGGTTCCAAGCCGCACATCGCGCGAAACGGAGAAATCGCCCGAAGAGCTGCGCGCCCTTGTGGAAGAGCTGATGCGCGCACAGAACTTGTCTCGCCGCGACGCAGTCCGTCGTGTTGCGGCGAATTTAGGAATCTCGCGCAATGAAGTATACTCCGCGGCGGTAACGGACGAATGAAAAAGCTAGAATCCAGCAACCTTTCGCTCACGCTTCTTGTCGAGCGTGTTGGGCTTTGGGCGCGCTACCTCGTCTATGTAGTGATGTCGACCGCCTTCTTCCTCGGTTTTGTGACGGGCAACATCCGAGACTTCATTGTCCTTACTGTCGTTGTTCTTCTTCACAACACCTTCGCGCATTCGGTCTTTCTGCTTAAGCGCTATTCCGCCTTCTCCGGCAAATTGAACTTCTTTATCTATCTTGCCGAAGCCACTCTCATCACCCAT contains the following coding sequences:
- the greA gene encoding transcription elongation factor GreA; protein product: MDTLYVSREGLEKMKEEHTKCRSRRIEVAAIIEHARSFGDLRENADYHAAKEEQAMLHARIRDLEDKIARAVVLEDQDVDLSKAYVGSSVKVRNCKTKKESVFVLVSPVEADMANGKISIHSPVGEALLGKAVGEVAVAKVPAGNIEFEVVEISR
- the carB gene encoding carbamoyl-phosphate synthase large subunit, which encodes MPKRNDIRKVFIIGSGPIVIGQACEFDYSGTQACKALREEGYEVVLANSNPATIMTDPETADRTYIEPLTVDTLERIIERERPDALLPTVGGQTALNLAVELAESGILDKYGVTLIGAKLEAIKKAEDRGQFKQAMIDCGLEVPKSLVVHSLDEARGFGAEVGYKAIIRPAFTLGGSGAGVSFNKEEFEKAVKWGLEASPVTEVLVEESVLGWKEYELEVMRDLNDNVVIICSIENFDPMGVHTGDSITVAPAQTLTDKEYQLLRDASIRVIREIGVETGGSNIQFAVDPQTGRLVVIEMNPRVSRSSALASKATGFPIAKIAAKLAIGYSLDEIPNDITRETPASFEPTIDYCVTKVPRWAFEKFPGASNQLTVQMKSVGEVMSIGRTFKESLQKAMRSLEIGRFGLGVDGKDKTLTGGEPDSREELDALLKYIRTAVPDRILRIAQAFRAGATVEHVYEMTMIDPWFLRNIEEIVAEERALRTANPDCPATLRRAKEFGFSDNQLGFMWGKDPLEVRALRKKHGVIPTYKLVDTCAAEFEAYTPYYYSTYGDEDEVRPTTKEKIVILGGGPNRIGQGIEFDYCCVHAAFALKDDGYETIMVNSNPETVSTDYDTSDRLYFEPVTIEDVLNICDREKPKGVIVQFGGQTPLNLAMGLHKAGVPIIGTSPESIFRAEDRKAFRELVLKLDLLQPENETATSVEEAIAIAERIGYPVVVRPSFVLGGRAMEIVYERSSLERYMANAVEASPERPVLIDKFIEAAIEIDVDALADGQDVIVAGIMQHIEEAGVHSGDSACILPPYQLDPDIVERIRVQTRALARELNVVGLMNIQFAVSDDKIFLLEVNPRASRTVPFVSKATGIPLAKIAARVMAGKTLRELGITEDPEPKFVSAKEVVLPFIKFPGVDILLGPEMRSTGEVMGIDYTMGMAYAKSQVAAGNRVPTEGTVFLSLNNRDKVLMGTLGKELCELGFRILATEGTAKILQAQGLNVEVVFKVGESRPNVVDRIINGDVDWIINTPMGTDSKYDERAIRRTALERGLPTMTTLAAARAAVLGIRAMRNGAGTVRSLQEYHAELDSPAALAQK
- the rsmI gene encoding 16S rRNA (cytidine(1402)-2'-O)-methyltransferase; the protein is MATPIGNLEDISLRALGVLKSVALIAAEDTRHSKKLLNHFSIDTPLTSYHEHNESEKAQELIQEVLNGRDVALISDAGTPCISDPGYRLVRAAHEAGICVVSVPGPCAVSAALSISGLPTDRFTFHGFFPRKNSESANLLQSLDDLPGTHVFYESPNRLKKALEGVAKHLPEVEVRVARELTKTFEELLLGSAQEILDRIGTAEVKGECVLLLSVPSRTSRETEKSPEELRALVEELMRAQNLSRRDAVRRVAANLGISRNEVYSAAVTDE